The DNA window GAAGACTTCACGGGGAGCATCGGAGTGTAGACGCTGTTTGGGCGTCGTTGCAGCGCAGCATTCAGTTACCATGCCGGCCCTCTCATGGCTGCTCCCTCTCAGATCCTCGTCGTGTGCGGCGAGGCCTCCGGTGACGCCCACGCTGCCGAGCTGGTGGCCGCGCTGCAGGAACGGCGCCCCGAGCTGACCTTCTTCGGCATGGGTGGTTCCCGACTCGGGGCGCGCGGCGTGGAGCTGCTCTACGGGGCGCACGAGGTGTCGGTGATGGGTATCACCGAGGTGCTGCCGAAGATCCCCCGCATCCTGCAGGTGATGCGCGGGCTCGCCGAGGCGGCGGCCGAGCGCCGTCCCGCCTGCGCCATCCTCGTGGACATCCCGGACTTCAACCTGCGGCTCGCGGCGAAGCTGAAGGCCCTCGGGATTCCGGTCGTCTACTACGTGTCCCCGATGATCTGGGCCTGGCGCCGGGGGCGCGTGAAGACGATCGCCCGCCTGGTCGACCGGATGCTCTGCATCCTCCCCTTCGAGGAGGCCTTCTACCGGGAGGCCGGAGTGAGCGCGCGGTACGTGGGCAGCCCCGTGCTCGAGCAGGTGCCGGCGCCGGCGAGCGCCGGCGAGTTCCGCGAGCGGTTGGGCCTGACCCAGGCGCCCACGCTCGCCCTGCTGCCCGGCAGCCGGATGAGCGAGATCCGCCGCATCCTGCCGGCCATGGTGGGTGCGGCGCGCACGCTGGTTCAGGAGCGACCCGGGCTGCAGGTGGTGGTGCCGGTGGCACCCACCGTGGCGCGCGAGGAGATCCTCCAGCGCTTCGAGGGCAGCGGCGTGACCCCGGTGCTGGTGGAGGGCCGGGCGCCGGAGGTGGTGGGCGCGAGCGACGCGGCAATCGTGGCCTCGGGCACCGCGGTGCTCGAGGCGGGCCTGATGCAGCGGCCGCTGGTGGTGGTCTACCGCGTGTCGCTCATCACCTACTGGGTGGGGCGCATGCTGCTCAAGGTCGCGCACGTGGCGCTGGTGAACCTGCTGGCCGGCCGGCGGCTGGTGCCGGAGCTGCTGCAGGGGGACATGACGCCCGAGCGCATCGCGGGCGAGGTGCGGCAGGTGTGGATGCCGGGCGCGCCGCGCGAGCAGATGCTGCAGGGGCTCGCCGAGGTGCGGGGCACGCTGGGCAGCGTGGGCGCCGCGCACCGGGCGGCCGACGCGGTGCTGGAGCTGCTGCCTCCGGCGCCCGCCGCGCTGCCAGAATAGGAAGAGCGGGGCGGCCCGCTTCTGCTATGTCCGGACGTCGATGAATCCTGCCCTGGTCTGCATCCCCACCTACAACGAGCGCGAGAACCTGGAGCCGATCGTGAGAGCCGTGCTCGCCGCGGACCCTCGCGTGGACATCCTCGTGGTGGACGACAACTCGCCGGACGGCACCGGGCAGGTGGCGGACGCGCTCGCCGCGGAGCTGCCGCGCGTGCGCGTGCTGCACCGCGAGAAGAAGCAGGGGCTGGGCCGGGCCTACCTCCACGCGTTCCGCTGGGCGCTCGCCGAGCCGTACGCGTACGTCATCGAGATGGATGCGGACTTCAGCCACGACCCGCGCTACCTGCCCACGCTGCTGGACACGGCGATGGCGGGCGCGGACCTGGTGCTGGGCAGCCGCTACGTGCCGGGGGGCGGCACGGTGAACTGGGGCGTGGGCCGCAAGCTGCTCAGCCGCGGCGGCTCGCTCTACGCGCGCTCCATCCTCGGCGTGCGGGTGCGCGACCTCACGGGCGGCTTCAAGTGCTTCTCGCGGCGGGTGCTCGAGGCGCTGGACCTGGATGCGGTGGGCAGCAGCGGGTACGGCTTCCAGATCGAGCTCACGTACCGCACGCTGCGCAAGGGCTTCCGGGTGCAGGAGGTGCCGATCGTGTTCGAGGACCGGCGGGTCGGGAAGTCGAAGATGAGCCGGCGCATCTTCCTCGAGGCGCTGACCATGGTGTGGAAGCTGCGCCTGACGGTGTGAGCTCCATGTCCGAGTACGTCTCCCTCTTCCTGGTCTCGCTCTCGGCGGTGTTCTTCGTCGTGGACCCCATCGGCGTGGTGCCGCTGTTCCTCGCGATGACGGCGAACGACCCGCGCGAGAAGATCCGCCGCACGGCGGCGCGCGCGTGCCTGGTGGCCGGCGGGCTGATCCTCTTCTTCGCCCTCTTCGGCGGCATCATCTTCAAGGTCTTCTCGGTGTCGCTCGGGGCCTTCCGCGTGGCCGGCGGCATCCTGCTGCTCATCACCGCGCTGGACATGCTGCGCGCGCGCACCTCCGAGACGCGCACCACGCCGGGCGAGACGCTCGCGGGCGCCGGCAAGGAGGACATCGCGATCGTGCCGCTGGCGATGCCGCTGCTCGCGGGGCCGGGCGCCATCGCCACCGTGATGGTGCTGATGGCCAAGGGCCGCACGCTGGCGAGCGCCATCCCGGTGCTGCTCGCGGTGGTGCTCACCTTCCTCTCGGCCTACGTCATCCTGCGCGCCGCGGGGCTGGTGCAGCGGGTGCTGGGCCAGTCCGGCGTGGCCATCCTCGAGCGCGTGATGGGGCTCATCCTCGCCGCCATCGCCGTGCAGTTCATGGCGGACGGCGCGCGCGAGCTGATGGGACTCTAGGCGCCGGCGCTAGGGCACATCGGCAGTGACCCAGCCGGCGTGGGTGCGGCTCACGTGACCGGTGGGAGGCCCGTCCAGCACCAGGGCATCCGGGCTGGAGCGGCGCGCCTCGTAGGTGTAGCCGCCGTCCTGCGTGGGCTCGAGGTAGAGCACCAGCGCGTCCACGTTGCTCTCGCGCTGCACGGCGAAGCGCCCGTCCGTGCACACCTCGCCCTCGGCGAAGAAGCGCTGCAGCAGCCCCCCCTCGCGCAGGAACACCATCACCGGCGCGGCGCCGTTGGCGGGCTTGAGCTCTTCGACGAGGCGCGCGGGCACCGGGTCCTGGACGAGCGTGCGCACCAGCTCGCAGCGGGCGGCGGGAGGGTCGTCGCGGCCCACGCCCGAGGCCCCGCCGGGGGGCGGAGCGTGGGCGCAGCCGGTGAGCAGGGCGGCGAGGCCAGCGGCGATCAGCGGGAGGCGGGGGCTCATGGGCGGGTCTCCTCTCAGAGCTTGCGCCAGCGCGGCGCGAAGGGAG is part of the Aggregicoccus sp. 17bor-14 genome and encodes:
- a CDS encoding polyprenol monophosphomannose synthase, which produces MNPALVCIPTYNERENLEPIVRAVLAADPRVDILVVDDNSPDGTGQVADALAAELPRVRVLHREKKQGLGRAYLHAFRWALAEPYAYVIEMDADFSHDPRYLPTLLDTAMAGADLVLGSRYVPGGGTVNWGVGRKLLSRGGSLYARSILGVRVRDLTGGFKCFSRRVLEALDLDAVGSSGYGFQIELTYRTLRKGFRVQEVPIVFEDRRVGKSKMSRRIFLEALTMVWKLRLTV
- a CDS encoding MarC family protein yields the protein MSEYVSLFLVSLSAVFFVVDPIGVVPLFLAMTANDPREKIRRTAARACLVAGGLILFFALFGGIIFKVFSVSLGAFRVAGGILLLITALDMLRARTSETRTTPGETLAGAGKEDIAIVPLAMPLLAGPGAIATVMVLMAKGRTLASAIPVLLAVVLTFLSAYVILRAAGLVQRVLGQSGVAILERVMGLILAAIAVQFMADGARELMGL
- the lpxB gene encoding lipid-A-disaccharide synthase, which translates into the protein MAAPSQILVVCGEASGDAHAAELVAALQERRPELTFFGMGGSRLGARGVELLYGAHEVSVMGITEVLPKIPRILQVMRGLAEAAAERRPACAILVDIPDFNLRLAAKLKALGIPVVYYVSPMIWAWRRGRVKTIARLVDRMLCILPFEEAFYREAGVSARYVGSPVLEQVPAPASAGEFRERLGLTQAPTLALLPGSRMSEIRRILPAMVGAARTLVQERPGLQVVVPVAPTVAREEILQRFEGSGVTPVLVEGRAPEVVGASDAAIVASGTAVLEAGLMQRPLVVVYRVSLITYWVGRMLLKVAHVALVNLLAGRRLVPELLQGDMTPERIAGEVRQVWMPGAPREQMLQGLAEVRGTLGSVGAAHRAADAVLELLPPAPAALPE